In the genome of Geminocystis sp. M7585_C2015_104, the window ACAAGCAAAACCGAATTCTATCCCCCTTCCTACCCTTTTTCCCGAAGAAAATGATGATGATTCTGTAGATGAACCAGATGAAGTCCTTATTGACTTTTTGGACTAGTCTAGGATAGTATATCACCCCCTTACTCCAGAAATCGAGAAAGAAGATGAGGAATGTCCTGAGAAATATCTTACTAGTATCCCATTCTGATTTTCCTACCAACAGTGCCGTCCATGTGCACCATTTTGCCAATGAATTGGTTAGAATGGGACTGGATTGTGTTGTCGCAGTGCCAAAAGACAAGAATAGCATCCACAGTCTCAATAGAACCAACCTCTACAAGGTTACTCAGTATAATGAATACCAAACCATAACAGACTTTTTTGACAATAAACAACCCCCCGACCTAGTTCACTGTTGGACACCCAGGGAACATGTTAGAATCTACTGTAAGCAACTTTCTCAACATTACAGTTTCCGCCTGGTGGTTCATTTAGAAGATAATGAAGAAGCAGTAACCGCCAGACTGTTACAAAACCCCTCCAGCCAATGGGAAGCAACAGAAGGCAGGAAAATGTCTTCTTGTTTGTCTCACCCCCAACATTCTAAAGAGTTTCTCCGTCATGCCAACGGGGTTACGGTTATCATTGACACCCTACAACAATTAATACCCTACCCACTTCCCCGTCTAACTGTTTACCCCGGCGTCGACACATCCCAGTTTTACCCCCGCCGCAAAAACTCTCAACTTCTCTCCCATTTTTCCATCCCACCCCACGCCACCATTATTTGCTACACCGGCAATGTATATGCCACCAACGTGGCAGAAGTCAGAAGTCTCTATCTAGCCGTCGGCAAACGGAATAGGGAAGGCAAACCCACCTACCTGATACGTACTGGCATCGATTATACTCCCCTTTTGACACCACAAGAGGACTGGATTCGCAAATATCTTATAGAATTAGGCTGGGTGGAGAGAGAAAAAATACCAGAAATACTATCCCTAGCAGATGTTTTAATTCAACCCGGCAAGAGTGATGAGTTTAATGACTATCGTTTTCCCTCAAAAATACCAGAATTCCTGGCTATGGGAATACCAGTAATTCTCCCCGACACCAACATCGCCAAATTTCTAACCCATGGGGAAAATGCCCTTATATTGCCAGTAGTCAATGAAGAAACCATTCCCCCTGCCATCGATTTATTGCTTAACAACCCCTCCCTGCGACAACGCCTAATCAAAGGGGGATTACATTTTGTATACAACTATCTCAACTGGCAGAAAAATACTCGCCAACTCCTTGATTTTTATCAAAGCCTCTTCCCCGACAACAAAAAATTCATTCCCTTGGAAAACTCATTATATCATTCCCAAAAATGCCATGAATCTCACCCTTCACAGGAGCGACAGTTGCCTCTATACTCCCTCAAACTGGGTAATCTGCGGCAGAAACTGCAAATATTCTCCATATTTTCAAGAAGAAATTATTCGGATTGCTGAGCATTTTTAGTTTAAATCCATCTCCCAATAAAATTTTTGCCTCCTTACTATTTATAATTTCAATTCTTCGAGGAAAAACGCTTTTAGCAATAATATGATGGTTAATTTCAACCAGAATATTCATATTTTTACAGTATGTGCTGCTAATTACATACCAAGGGCAAGAGTGTTGGCAGAATCTGTCAAAAAACTACACTCCCAAGTGCCATTCCACCTGTTTTTAAACGATTCAATCCCTCCAAATTTTCCTCAGGATTATGAGCCATTTGATAATATTGTCACCGTCACCCAGTTAAACATACCCAACTTCCCGCAATGGGTATTTAAGCATTCAGTGTTGGAATCATGCACAGCTATTAAACCAATCGCTTTCCAGTATCTATTCCAAAAATACAACTGTCATGGTATCATCTTCTTAGACCCCGATGTAGTAGTTTTCTCACCTCTGGACGAGTTGTTTTCTCATTTCAACCATGCCAGCATATTGTTAACCCCCCACCAACTACAACCAGAAAAAGTACATTCAGCCATTCTAGACAATGAAATTTGTTTTCTCCGCTATGGCACATTTAATTTAGGTTTTTTAGGAGTAAAAAATTCGCCAGAGGGGAAAAATTTTCTCCAGTGGTGGGGCGATAGATGTTATCATTATTGTTATGATGACCATAAGAATGGCATTTACACCGACCAACGCTGGATAGATCTAGTCACCTCCTTTTTCCAAGAAGTAAAGATACTTAGACACCCCGGGTATAATGTTGCCAACTGGAATCTTAGCCATCGCCAACTGCGAGGAGATTTCAACAGGGGGATAACAGTAAACAATCAGCCTCTATATTTCTATCACTTCTCCAACGCCCAAAGAATAATGCCAGAAAAATATAAGCTATACAATGATACCCTCAAATCTCTCCTAAAATGGTACCAAGAAAAGTGTAAGGAGGCTGGAGAGGAGGAATTTAGCCGGATTCCCTACAAATATGACTACTTTGACAACGGCGAGTTAATCACACCAAATCACAGAATTGTTTACCGTCAAAACCCTGACTTACAGCAGAAATACCCCAACCCCTTTGCCGTCGGAGAGAAAGATTGTTACTACCGTTGGTATCAAGAATATGAAAGGGAGAAAAAGAGAAAAGAAAATGAATCTCAATACTGGATTGATAAATTATTGGCAGAATTAAACAAAGCCTATGAAATTGTCAGGGAAAAAGACAAAACCATAGACGGCCTCTATCGACAATTAAATGAGATTATAGCCCAAAGAGAAGAAATCCAAAACCAGCTTCTGGCAATCCAGAAAAGTAAGTGGTGGAGGATTAGAAAAGCATGGCTGAAACTTAAAACAATACTCCCCTTGCCACTCGCTAAGTAGGATTACCTATAACCCTCCCATAAATATCCCATAACAAAAATTGAGATTACTATAAGGGGAGAGGATAATAGGCATAACAAATTCTAGAGTGTATTTAACGCCAAGTGCCGGGAATTTTTGTTACATTAAAACTTAATATTTTGTAATAGTCTGTGAAGAGATGTTACTGGAGAAAGAAACCACTGCTACCCTGCCTGCCACGACAAACAAGGGTGGGAGTCAGAATAGGGAGACCCTAATAGCAGTTTGGGGGATTATAGACGTCAACAGTTGCCCCCACCATTATAACTTCCACCTCCACACCACCTGTTCTGATGGACAACTCACACCAGAGGCGCTAATGGAACAAGCCATTGCCATAGGACTAAAAGGCCTAGCCATTACGGACCATCATACCACAAAAGGGTTTGAAAGAGCCAAACAGTGGCTAGAAAAAGCCGCAACCCTTTACCCCTCCCGCCCATTGCCACAAATTTGGACTGGAGTCGAAATTACAGCTGATTTAAATGGTACTTCCATCCACATTCTTGGGTATGCCTTCAACCCCGAGGATGAAAACATGAAACTTTATCTTACCGGTGAGACTCCAGAGGGAGAATCCGCCAAAGCTGAAAACGTCATCAACACGATACACCTTGCCGGTGGTTTAGCCATCCTTGCCCATCCCTTTCGTTATCGTCGTCGTGGCGAAGAGTTAATTCTTGAGGCTTACAGGTTGGGGATTGACGGCATTGAAGCCTATTATGCCTATGGTAACCCTAACCCCTGGTGCCCCAGTCCCACAGAAACCTCTCTCGCCCTACTCCTAGCGAAGGAATATAACCTGCATACCACCTGTGGCACTGATACCCATGGTTCTAATATTCTAGTCCGTTTATGACCCTCCTGCCAACCCCCTCCCCACCAAAATTTTTCCCTTTTCTCCTTGACATTTTATCCGAGCCGCGCTACCCTAGGGGGGTAGGGAGGACGGCGGGGGAAGTGACCGCCAGGGGTGGCCCTAGGCAATTTATTGTTAAAATAAAATTTCAACTGGGTAGGGTAAGCGAGCAGCAACAAAAGAGAGTAATTGAAAATAAGGAAGAGGAGAAAAGGGAAGAAAAGAAGGGGAAGAGGAGATTTTACCATTGCCATTACCATTTATTATTTTATTCTTCTTCTTCGTCTAGGATCTCAATATCGATAATACGAGGCTCAGAAGAAGACTGGGGGGCATGTGGAGAAGATTGGTGAAGATTTTCAGAGAGAATTTGTTGGACAAACCTACGTGCTTCCTCAGTGGTGATTTTGCCCTTAGCCACCATATCATCGGCTAGTTGCTGTAGTTTTTGAGGGAAGTCGGCTTCCTGGAAAAATTGAGTAGCTTTTTGTCTCAACTCCTGGAGATTTTGATTAACTTCCCCGAGGCTGGCACTAACCTTCTCCACGGCATAGCTGGCCATCCCCACCCCTAGGTAGAAGGCTTTTTCTAAAAAATTTTCCTGCTTATTGCTCATAATAGTTTTGACTTTTTTCTTTAGTAGCTGATGACTTCACAACTCTATTATAATGATAACTAGCGTCAATTATTTAGGGACAAAAAAATAAAACTCTCCAGTGAATTTTCCCTAATTTCAAGTAGAAATTAGCCACAGAATAGAAAAAAAAAGAAAAAGTAAAGAATTGTAAAGGAAATCCCTAGTGTGGGAAAGGGAAGTTGAGTTATATTGAGAAAACAAGTGGAAGAAGAAGGAGAGGCAAAAAGTTATGGAACTGATGATAGAAGACTTGATGGAGCAGTTGGTGGAGTTAGGAGGCTCAGATATGCACATACAGGCGGGGGCACCAGTATACTTCCGCATCAATGGAAAACTGACACCCATTGGGGATGAGCCCCTTAGTCCACAAGAGTGTCAGCGTTTGATCTTCAGCATGTTGAACAACTCCCAGAGAAAAACCCTAGAACAAGAATGGGAGTTAGACTGTTCTTATGGGGTAAAAGGATTAGCCAGATTCCGGGTGAATGTCTATAAGGAGAGAGGTTGTTATGCCGCCTGTTTAAGGGCCTTATCCTCCAAGATACCCAATTTTGAACAACTGGGACTGCCAGAGGTAATCAAAGAAATAATTGAACGCCCCAGAGGACTAATACTAGTAACAGGACAAACTGGGTCAGGTAAAACTACCACCCTTGCAGCCATCCTGGACTATATCAACCGCACTCGTCATGAACACATTTTAACCATAGAAGACCCTATAGAATACGTTTTCCCCAATATAAAGAGTCTGTTTCACCAACGGCAGAAGGGAGAGGACACCAAGAGTTTCGCCAATGCCCTCAGGGCCGCCCTCAGGGAAGACCCAGATATAATCCTAGTAGGAGAAATGCGGGACTTGGAAACTATCTCCCTGGCCGTCACCGCTGCGGAAACCGGACACCTGGTATTTGGTACTCTCCACACCAGTTCCGCCGCAGGTACTATTGACCGTATTGTTGACGTATTTCCTGCCAATGAACAAGCTCAAATCCGGGCAATGCTGTCCAACTCCCTGTTGGCCGTATTCGCTCAGTGTCTTGCCAAGAAGAAAAATCCTAAACCCGGGGAATTCGGCCGCGCTCTTGCCCAGGAGATTATGATTGTAACCCCTGCCATTGCCAACCTGATCAGGGAATCAAAAGCCGCCCAAATCTACTCAGCTATCCAAACGGGGGGCAAGTTAGGCATGCAAACCATGGAACAGGCTTTGGCTAACTTGGCTAAGGCTGGAATCATAAGCTATGAGGAGGGTCTTTCCAAGAGCAATAAGCCCGACGAGTACAAACGTCTCATGGGTGTAAGCGAAGGAGGCATGGTTTCTGCCAAGACTCGCTAAGGGGGTGACATATGGCTACATTTATAGCTCAAGTAAAGGACAGAGCTGGCAATATCCTCGAGGAAAGGGTTATTGCCTCCTCCGAACAGGAGGCCAGACGCATTCTTCAAAGACGCTTTGCCGCCGTCGGCAAAGTGCGACGGGCTGGGATAGAATTGGACTTTGCCAGTCTTGAGGCTGCCCTCAGTCCAGTTTCCGTCAAGGACAAGGCACTTTTTTCCCGTCAGTTCGCCGTTTTAGTCAACGCTGGGGTTGCCATCGTCCGTGCCCTTAACGTTTTGAGTGAACAGGCCACCAATGCCAAATTCAAGAAGGTACTCCAGATTGTTGAAAAAGATGTGCAACAAGGGGCTAGTCTATCTGATGCCATGCGGAAACACCCAGACTGTTTCGACAAACTCTATGTAAGCATGGTGGAAGCAGGGGAGACTGGTGGGGTATTGGACGAGGTAATGAATCGTCTGGCCAAACTTTTGGAAGACATGGTACGTCTCCAAAACCAGGTCAAATCCGCATTGGCCTACCCGGTAACCGTGGGGATTTTTGCGGTGCTAGCCTTCTTGGGGATGACCATGTTTCTTGTGCCCGTTTTTGCCAATATCTTTGAACAATTGGACGCAGAGTTGCCCGGCCTCACCCAATTCATGGTAAACCTGAGTAACTTTCTGCGTAGCTGGAAAATCCTCATCCCCATTGGCACTATAGTAGGTCTAGTGTTTAGCCTCCGCGCCTACTACAAAACCCCAGTGGGGAGAGAACAAATTGACCGTCTGGCTTTAAAGATGCCCATTTTCGGACCCTTGAATGAGAAAAACGCCGTGGCCCGTTTCTGTCGCATCTTTGGCACATTAACCCGTTCAGGAGTGCCTATCGTCCAGTCTTTGGAAATCGCCCAGGAAACCATCCCTAACGTAGTCATCGCCCAAGCCATCGCCGCAGCCAAGGAGTCGGTAATGGAGGGGGGTATGCTAAGTACAGCCATCGCCGAAAAAAAAGTCTTCCCCCCTATGGCTATTCAAATGATGACCATTGGCGAGGAAACGGGGGAATTAGACGCCATGATGATGAAGGTGGCCGACTTCTATGAAGACGAGGTGGAACAGGCAGTAAAAGCCCTCACCAGTGTGATTGAGCCTCTTATGATGGTGCTAATTGCCTTCCTGGTGGGCACTATCCTCCTGTCCATGTATCTACCCATGTTCAAAATATTCGACCAACTGGGTTAAGGCCTTTTACCGTCACTGGGTTTGGGGCGGGGAAACTGAGAGGCGGCCGGGAAATACTTAACCGGCTCATTTTTCAGGGCTGTCAACATAAACTGCCTCCAAATGGGCGCCGCATAGCCTCCACCAGTGACACCCCTCCCCAGACTCCTACGGAAGTCATCATTGCCTATCCATACGGCCGTGGACAACTGGGGCACATACCCCACAAACCATACATCCTTCTCCGCGGATGTGGTTCCAGTTTTCCCCGCCGCTGGCCTTCCTATGTCTGCACTCCTTGCCGTACCATTTTTTATGACATTTTGTAGTGTAGCAGTAAGAGAGGCGGCCGCCCACTCGTTCAATACTAACTTGGGTTTGGGAGTGTTGTCCAAAATGACATTGCCCTGACTGTCGGTAACCCGGAGAATCATGGTAGTGGGAGACTGCCAACCGTTGCTGGCAAAGGTAGCATAGGCCTTGGCCATCTCCATGGGGGTGACGCCAATAGGACCTAGGGGCAGGGAGACTACAGGCGCCAAGGGACTTTCAATGCCTAACACCCGGCAGACTTCTATCACCTTGTCCAACCCTATTCTTTGCCCTAGTACTACCGCAGGGATATTCAACGATTTACTAAGTGCCTCAACAATAGTAACTTCGCCGCCCCCATAGTCACCCCCATAGTTGCGAGGACGATAAAAGCCACTGCCCTCCCGAAACCCTTTTGAATAGTTGGGAATTACAGAGTAGGGAGTGTACTTGCCAGTGGCAAAGGCGGTATAGTAGACAAAGGGTTTAAAAGCAGATCCAGGCTGCCTACGAGCCTGTAAAACACGATTAAATTGGCTCTTCTCGTAGTCTATCCCCCCTACTACTGTCTTAACAAAATGGGTACGAGGATCAATAGCAACTAGGGCAATCTGGTCAGCCCTTACCCCCGAGGCGCGAAGGTTTTGGTGAGCTTTCCTCACAATCAGTTCGGCCTTTTTCTGAAGATGGTAATCGATGGTGGTTTGTACGTGCAACCCGCCCTTTATCAGGACATCTTGGCCAAAACGCTCAATCAACTCCTGTTTGACTGCATCAGTAACATAGGGAAGTTTACTAGTCTGCCAAGCCTTGGGTTTACCCAGCAACAAGGGCGTCTTCTTTGCCTTCTCCGCCTCTTGCTTCGTAATCCATCCCAACTCCACCATCCTGTTTAACACCAGGGCTTGCCTCTCCTTGGCCAGACGATAGTTGACAAAAGGACTGTAAATCTCAGGCGCCTGGATAATCCCCGCCATCATTGCCGCCTCGGCCAAATTTAGTTTAGAAGCCGGCTTGTTGAAATAACTCTGGGCCGCCGTTTCTGCCCCATAATTGTTATGTCCCCAGTAGATGTTATTGAGATACATCTCTAGTATTTCGTCTTTGGTAAAAACCTGTTCCACCCTGATAGCCAACACCGCCTCGGCTAATTTGCGAGAAAAGGCCCTCTTATGACTGAGAAACACGTTTTTCACCAACTGCATCGTCAGGGTGGATGCCCCCTCTACCACCCTTTTACTCTGAAAATTCACTATCATTGCCCTGACGACACTGCTGGGGTTAACACCCTTATGCTGATAGAAGTTACTGTCTTCTATGGCAATCACCGCCAATTTCAAATGGGGCGAAATTGCCTCCAACGGCACGGCAGTCCGATGCTCCTCCCCATGAAACGTAGTCAATAATACCCCCCTTATATCATAAATGTAACTCGTTTGTGATGGAACATATGTTTTTAAAGTTCTCACATCCGGAAGATTGCGAAAACTGATGGCCAGGCCCACTAACCCCCCAGCAATGGCCGATGTGGTGAGCACTGTAAGCCCCAAAATAGTCCCTACGGTGGCACGGGCTACACCTACCAGGAAATTCTGAGAAGCCAGGGGAGAAGAATTATTAGTTTTGCCTTGAATGCGAGTAGATGACACAGTTTTAAATTAGGCCTTTTCAACAGGATTTTTTGTACTAATAGCTCCGTTTAGAAAAAATAATACCAATATGCCCCGCCAAAATAATACCTACGGGCACGATTTTAGCATGAACCACTTATAATAGCTCTTAAACCATTGGAAAAACAAATTATTTTCACCTAAGTGGTAGAAAAATGTTTGTCCTAAAAGGCTACGAGTATTTCTTAGGCTTTCTCATAGTCAGTGCCGCAGTGCCAGCACTAGCCCTAACCGCCTCCAAACTCCTACGCCCCCCCACCGGCGGCCCAGAAAGACGTACCACCTACGAATCCGGTATGGAGCCCATCGGCGGCGCCTGGATTCAGTTCAATATCCGCTACTACATGTTTGCCCTCGTGTTTGTAATCTTTGATGTTGAAACAGTGTTTCTGTACCCCTGGGCAGTGGCCTTTAACGTCCTAGGCCTATTCGCCTTTATAGAGGCCCTCATATTTATAGCTATACTAGTAGTGGCATTGGTATACGCGTGGCGCAAAGGCGCGCTAGAATGGTCATAAATGCCTAACTGAATATAATAGACAAATAACACAGGTAACCGGAAGGAATAACCATGAACACCCCCACTCCAGACTTGGAAACCCTAGAAAGACAGGCAAAAGAGAAAATCCTCAATCCCGCCTCCCCCTACCAGGTGACCCAAGACCTATCAGAAAATGTCATATTAACCACACTAGACGACCTATACAACTGGGCAAGGCTTTCTAGTCTCTGGCCACTACTCTATGGCACAGCCTGTTGTTTTATCGAATTTGCCGCCTTGATCGGCTCCCGTTTCGACTTCGACCGTTTTGGCCTGGTGCCCAGATCCAGCCCACGTCAGGCAGATTTGATCATCACCGCCGGCACCATTACCATGAAAATGGCTCCAGCTTTAGTACGTTTGTATGAGGAGATGCCCGAGCCCAAGTATGTGATTGCCATGGGCGCCTGTACCATCACCGGCGGTATGTTTAGCAGTGACTCCCCCACTGCCGTTAGGGGTGTAGACAAACTCATCCCCGTGGACGTATATATCCCCGGTTGTCCCCCTCGCCCAGAAGCCATCTTCGATGCTATAATCAAACTACGCAAGAAAGTGGCTAACGAGTCCCTTCAGGAAAGAAACAGGGTTAGAAGCCAAACCCATCGCTTCTACTCCACCACCCACCGTCTCAAAGTAGTTGAGCCCATATTGACAGGCAAATACCTGCGTAGCGAGACTCGGCAAAAACCACCAGCCCAAATTGCCGCCGCCATGGGCATGCCCCTAGAAATAGAAACACCGAAGCTTTTAGAAACTACCCCGGAGGCTAGTCAGTCATGACAGAGGAAATCCACAATCAACCTTCCCCTGAAACCCCCAACAAAACCGAAACTGCAGAAATAGTCCCGGCTGGGGTTGTTTCCCAGTGGCTTACCAAAAACGGTTTGCCCCATGAGCCCCTCGAACCGGACCATTGCGGTGTAGAATTAATCAGGGTGGAGCCACAGCATCTTATACCCGTAGCTATGGCTCTCTACAACTATGGCTTCAACTACCTCCAGTGTCAAGGGGCTTACGATTTAGGTCCGGGAAAACAACTAGTTAGTTTCTACCACCTCATCAAAGTGGCAGACAACGTCACCAAGCCAGAGGAGGTGAGAATCAAGGTATTCTTGGACAGGG includes:
- a CDS encoding glycosyltransferase; amino-acid sequence: MRNVLRNILLVSHSDFPTNSAVHVHHFANELVRMGLDCVVAVPKDKNSIHSLNRTNLYKVTQYNEYQTITDFFDNKQPPDLVHCWTPREHVRIYCKQLSQHYSFRLVVHLEDNEEAVTARLLQNPSSQWEATEGRKMSSCLSHPQHSKEFLRHANGVTVIIDTLQQLIPYPLPRLTVYPGVDTSQFYPRRKNSQLLSHFSIPPHATIICYTGNVYATNVAEVRSLYLAVGKRNREGKPTYLIRTGIDYTPLLTPQEDWIRKYLIELGWVEREKIPEILSLADVLIQPGKSDEFNDYRFPSKIPEFLAMGIPVILPDTNIAKFLTHGENALILPVVNEETIPPAIDLLLNNPSLRQRLIKGGLHFVYNYLNWQKNTRQLLDFYQSLFPDNKKFIPLENSLYHSQKCHESHPSQERQLPLYSLKLGNLRQKLQIFSIFSRRNYSDC
- a CDS encoding glycosyl transferase; the protein is MMVNFNQNIHIFTVCAANYIPRARVLAESVKKLHSQVPFHLFLNDSIPPNFPQDYEPFDNIVTVTQLNIPNFPQWVFKHSVLESCTAIKPIAFQYLFQKYNCHGIIFLDPDVVVFSPLDELFSHFNHASILLTPHQLQPEKVHSAILDNEICFLRYGTFNLGFLGVKNSPEGKNFLQWWGDRCYHYCYDDHKNGIYTDQRWIDLVTSFFQEVKILRHPGYNVANWNLSHRQLRGDFNRGITVNNQPLYFYHFSNAQRIMPEKYKLYNDTLKSLLKWYQEKCKEAGEEEFSRIPYKYDYFDNGELITPNHRIVYRQNPDLQQKYPNPFAVGEKDCYYRWYQEYEREKKRKENESQYWIDKLLAELNKAYEIVREKDKTIDGLYRQLNEIIAQREEIQNQLLAIQKSKWWRIRKAWLKLKTILPLPLAK
- a CDS encoding PHP domain-containing protein, with amino-acid sequence MLLEKETTATLPATTNKGGSQNRETLIAVWGIIDVNSCPHHYNFHLHTTCSDGQLTPEALMEQAIAIGLKGLAITDHHTTKGFERAKQWLEKAATLYPSRPLPQIWTGVEITADLNGTSIHILGYAFNPEDENMKLYLTGETPEGESAKAENVINTIHLAGGLAILAHPFRYRRRGEELILEAYRLGIDGIEAYYAYGNPNPWCPSPTETSLALLLAKEYNLHTTCGTDTHGSNILVRL
- a CDS encoding type IV pilus twitching motility protein PilT yields the protein MELMIEDLMEQLVELGGSDMHIQAGAPVYFRINGKLTPIGDEPLSPQECQRLIFSMLNNSQRKTLEQEWELDCSYGVKGLARFRVNVYKERGCYAACLRALSSKIPNFEQLGLPEVIKEIIERPRGLILVTGQTGSGKTTTLAAILDYINRTRHEHILTIEDPIEYVFPNIKSLFHQRQKGEDTKSFANALRAALREDPDIILVGEMRDLETISLAVTAAETGHLVFGTLHTSSAAGTIDRIVDVFPANEQAQIRAMLSNSLLAVFAQCLAKKKNPKPGEFGRALAQEIMIVTPAIANLIRESKAAQIYSAIQTGGKLGMQTMEQALANLAKAGIISYEEGLSKSNKPDEYKRLMGVSEGGMVSAKTR
- a CDS encoding type II secretion system F family protein, with protein sequence MATFIAQVKDRAGNILEERVIASSEQEARRILQRRFAAVGKVRRAGIELDFASLEAALSPVSVKDKALFSRQFAVLVNAGVAIVRALNVLSEQATNAKFKKVLQIVEKDVQQGASLSDAMRKHPDCFDKLYVSMVEAGETGGVLDEVMNRLAKLLEDMVRLQNQVKSALAYPVTVGIFAVLAFLGMTMFLVPVFANIFEQLDAELPGLTQFMVNLSNFLRSWKILIPIGTIVGLVFSLRAYYKTPVGREQIDRLALKMPIFGPLNEKNAVARFCRIFGTLTRSGVPIVQSLEIAQETIPNVVIAQAIAAAKESVMEGGMLSTAIAEKKVFPPMAIQMMTIGEETGELDAMMMKVADFYEDEVEQAVKALTSVIEPLMMVLIAFLVGTILLSMYLPMFKIFDQLG
- a CDS encoding penicillin-binding protein is translated as MSSTRIQGKTNNSSPLASQNFLVGVARATVGTILGLTVLTTSAIAGGLVGLAISFRNLPDVRTLKTYVPSQTSYIYDIRGVLLTTFHGEEHRTAVPLEAISPHLKLAVIAIEDSNFYQHKGVNPSSVVRAMIVNFQSKRVVEGASTLTMQLVKNVFLSHKRAFSRKLAEAVLAIRVEQVFTKDEILEMYLNNIYWGHNNYGAETAAQSYFNKPASKLNLAEAAMMAGIIQAPEIYSPFVNYRLAKERQALVLNRMVELGWITKQEAEKAKKTPLLLGKPKAWQTSKLPYVTDAVKQELIERFGQDVLIKGGLHVQTTIDYHLQKKAELIVRKAHQNLRASGVRADQIALVAIDPRTHFVKTVVGGIDYEKSQFNRVLQARRQPGSAFKPFVYYTAFATGKYTPYSVIPNYSKGFREGSGFYRPRNYGGDYGGGEVTIVEALSKSLNIPAVVLGQRIGLDKVIEVCRVLGIESPLAPVVSLPLGPIGVTPMEMAKAYATFASNGWQSPTTMILRVTDSQGNVILDNTPKPKLVLNEWAAASLTATLQNVIKNGTARSADIGRPAAGKTGTTSAEKDVWFVGYVPQLSTAVWIGNDDFRRSLGRGVTGGGYAAPIWRQFMLTALKNEPVKYFPAASQFPRPKPSDGKRP
- the ndhC gene encoding photosynthetic/respiratory NAD(P)H-quinone oxidoreductase subunit C, whose amino-acid sequence is MFVLKGYEYFLGFLIVSAAVPALALTASKLLRPPTGGPERRTTYESGMEPIGGAWIQFNIRYYMFALVFVIFDVETVFLYPWAVAFNVLGLFAFIEALIFIAILVVALVYAWRKGALEWS
- the ndhK gene encoding photosynthetic/respiratory NAD(P)H-quinone oxidoreductase subunit K — encoded protein: MNTPTPDLETLERQAKEKILNPASPYQVTQDLSENVILTTLDDLYNWARLSSLWPLLYGTACCFIEFAALIGSRFDFDRFGLVPRSSPRQADLIITAGTITMKMAPALVRLYEEMPEPKYVIAMGACTITGGMFSSDSPTAVRGVDKLIPVDVYIPGCPPRPEAIFDAIIKLRKKVANESLQERNRVRSQTHRFYSTTHRLKVVEPILTGKYLRSETRQKPPAQIAAAMGMPLEIETPKLLETTPEASQS
- a CDS encoding NAD(P)H-quinone oxidoreductase subunit J gives rise to the protein MTEEIHNQPSPETPNKTETAEIVPAGVVSQWLTKNGLPHEPLEPDHCGVELIRVEPQHLIPVAMALYNYGFNYLQCQGAYDLGPGKQLVSFYHLIKVADNVTKPEEVRIKVFLDRENPRVPSVYWIWRGADWQERESYDMFGIIYEGHPNLKRILMPEDWVGWPLRKDYVSPDFYELQDAY